From one Triticum urartu cultivar G1812 chromosome 3, Tu2.1, whole genome shotgun sequence genomic stretch:
- the LOC125548036 gene encoding acyl transferase 7-like, with translation MAAVNKSVERLAQRLVAPAEPTPVGPLRLSWLDRYPTQMALIESLHVFKPAPDGGNDAGPARTIERAMAQALVQYYPLAGRLGFTEEGGLLQVDCGGDGSGVWFTEAAGSCALEDVEYLEHPMMIAKDELLPPTPAEEEDERRLVLLVQVTTFACGGFVVGFRFSHAVSDGPGAAQFMAAVGELARSSTVESLAVEPQWGREAIPDPAGAVVGSLPSPAGAKSLEYLAMDISADYIGHFKSQYNTEHAGSWCSAFEVLVAKAWQSRTRAAGFEPDSTVHLCFAMNARPLLHASLPRAGAGFYGNCYYIMRVSAPAGKVSGSSIPDVVKIIKDGKRRMPSEFARWATGEAGTDGGEDPYQITSDYRTLLVSDWTRLGFAEVDYGWGPPAHVVPLTNLDYIATCILVKPWAHKPGARLITQCVTPDRVAAFHQGMLDMN, from the coding sequence ATGGCGGCCGTGAACAAGTCCGTCGAGCGGCTGGCGCAGCGCCTGGTGGCCCCGGCCGAGCCCACGCCGGTCGGCCCGCTCCGCCTGTCCTGGCTTGATCGGTACCCCACCCAGATGGCGCTCATCGAGTCGCTGCACGTCTTCAAGCCGGCTCCTGACGGCGGCAACGACGCTGGCCCGGCAAGGACCATCGAGCGGGCTATGGCGCAGGCCCTGGTGCAGTACTACCCGCTCGCGGGACGCCTGGGGTTCACGGAGGAAGGTGGGCTGCTGCAGGTCGActgcggcggcgacggcagcggcgTCTGGTTCACGGAGGCCGCGGGCTCCTGCGCGCTCGAGGACGTGGAGTACCTGGAGCACCCCATGATGATCGCCAAGGACGAGTTGCTCCCGCCCACGCCCgccgaagaggaggacgagcgcagGCTCGTCTTGCTCGTCCAGGTCACCACCTTCGCGTGCGGCGGCTTCGTCGTCGGCTTCCGCTTCAGCCACGCCGTCTCCGACGGCCCCGGCGCCGCGCAGTTCATGGCTGCCGTTGGCGAGCTCGCCCGCAGCAGCACAGTAGAAAGCCTGGCGGTGGAGCCGCAGTGGGGCCGTGAGGCCATCCCGGACCCGGCCGGCGCCGTCGTCGGCAGCCTGCCGAGCCCCGCGGGCGCCAAGAGTCTCGAGTACCTCGCCATGGACATCTCGGCGGACTACATTGGACACTTCAAGTCCCAGTACAACACGGAGCACGCCGGCTCCTGGTGCTCGGCGTTTGAGGTGCTGGTAGCCAAGGCCTGGCAGAGCCGAACCCGCGCCGCGGGTTTCGAGCCGGACTCCACCGTCCACCTCTGCTTCGCCATGAACGCCCGGCCGCTCCTGCACGCCTCGCTTCCGCGCGCCGGCGCCGGGTTCTACGGCAACTGCTACTACATCATGCGCGTCTCGGCGCCCGCGGGCAAGGTGTCCGGCTCCTCCATCCCGGACGTGGTGAAGATCATCAAGGACGGGAAGAGGCGGATGCCGTCGGAGTTCGCGCGGTGGGCGACCGGGGAGGCCGGGACGGACGGCGGCGAGGACCCTTACCAGATCACGTCGGACTACCGGACGCTGCTTGTGTCGGACTGGACGCGGCTCGGGTTCGCCGAGGTGGACTACGGCTGGGGCCCGCCGGCACACGTCGTGCCCCTGACGAACCTGGACTACATTGCGACGTGCATCCTGGTGAAGCCGTGGGCGCACAAGCCAGGGGCACGGCTCATCACCCAGTGTGTGACGCCCGACCGTGTCGCCGCCTTCCATCAGGGAATGCTCGACATGAACTGA